From Solanum lycopersicum chromosome 8, SLM_r2.1, the proteins below share one genomic window:
- the LOC101255314 gene encoding chloroplast protein FOR GROWTH AND FERTILITY 2 produces the protein MEKLIYSTTQCPSKLHHQNRSHPLLPTRIRHVDFKLPSLLRLESRRVNSLSIKCSHDSSSSFSGTQNGYEENPFVFPGSAYGSGSKTHFLKLIGERISQQNKALSASTIVLLSAVFVMLIHPVIVSPAFASFQAAAKAGGPAAAALTSRFVRNELLSSAWTGFFAGCLHTLSGPDHLAALAPLSIGRTRMESAAVGALWGCGHDAGQLIFGLLFLLLKDRLHIEVIRTWGTRVVGFTLLVIGAMGIKEASEVNSQFVPLENGDSDVSVYEDINTPVIGKKKKKVGFATFATGIVHGLQPDALLIILPALALPSRLAGAAFLGMFLVGTVMAMGSYTVFIGSCSQALKDRVPRITEKLTWASSLIAIGLGLAIIISQFFGFSLY, from the exons ATGGAGAAACTCATATATTCAACAACCCAATGTCCCTCTAAACTCCATCACCAAAATCGTTCTCATCCTCTTCTTCCCACTAGAATTCGTCATGTAGATTTTAAGCTCCCTTCACTGTTACGTCTTGAGTCGCGTCGAGTCAACTCGTTATCCATCAAGTGCTCCCATGattcttcttcatcattttcCGGAACCCAGAATGGGTATGAGGAAAACCCATTTGTATTTCCGGGTTCTGCATATGGATCCGGGTCGAAGACCCATTTTCTCAAGCTGATTGGTGAAAGGATATCTCAGCAAAACAAG GCCCTTTCTGCAAGTACCATAGTTCTTCTGTCGGCCGTGTTTGTTATGCTCATCCATCCGGTCATTGTTTCACCAGCTTTTGCTAGTTTCCAAGCGGCAGCTAAGGCTGGTGGGCCGGCTGCAGCAGCACTGACAAGTCGATTTGTTCGTAATGAATTACTAAGCAGTGCATGGACTGGTTTCTTTGCTGGTTGCCTACACACCCTATCGGGTCCTGACCATCTTGCTGCTTTGGCTCCTTTGTCAATAGGCCGCACAAGGATGGAGAGTGCGGCAGTGGGAGCCCTCTGGGGTTGTGGTCATGATGCTGGGCAGTTGATTTTTGGCCTGTTGTTTCTGCTCTTAAAGGACAGACTCCACATTGAAGTTATTCGTACATGGGGAACAAGAGTAGTAGGCTTCACCCTTCTTGTTATCGGAGCCATGGGAATTAAAGAAGCATCTGAAGTTAATTCCCAGTTTGTTCCCCTGGAAAATGGTGATAGTGATGTTAGTGTCTACGAAGACATTAACACTCCAGTTAtcgggaagaagaagaagaaagtgggGTTCGCAACCTTTGCAACTGGCATTGTCCACGGGCTACAACCTGACGCGTTGCTCATAATCCTTCCAGCTCTTGCTTTGCCTTCGCGGTTGGCTGGTGCTGCCTTCTTGGGTATGTTCTTGGTTGGAACAGTTATGGCAATGGGTAGCTATACTGTGTTTATAGGCTCATGTAGTCAGGCACTGAAAGATAGAGTTCCTAGAATTACTGAAAAACTCACTTGGGCTTCTTCCCTTATTGCAATTGGTTTAGGCCTTGCTATAATCATCAGCCAATTTTTTGGTTTTAGCCTATACTAA
- the LOC101255609 gene encoding probable CDP-diacylglycerol--inositol 3-phosphatidyltransferase 2, with protein sequence MAGKSRPKPLNVYLYIPNIIGYLRILMNCVAFAVCFVDKKLFSLLYFVSFVCDALDGWFARKFNQASTFGAVLDMVTDRVSTACLLVILSQVYRPGLVFLSLLALDISSHWLQMYSTFLVGKTSHKDVKDSSSWLFRLYYGNRMFMGYCCVSCEVLYITLFLLARKETESLIDVLVNTATASWIYLVLLALLLFGWAIKQFVNVIQMKTAADACVLYDMNKKQ encoded by the exons ATGGCCGGGAAATCCAGACCTAAGCCATTGAATGTTTACCTTTATATTCCGAATATCATCG GATACCTGAGAATTTTGATGAATTGTGTTGCATTTGCTGTGTGCTTCGTGGACAAAAAGCTATTTTCGCTTCTGTATTTTGTCAG TTTCGTTTGTGATGCTTTGGATGGCTGGTTTGCTCGTAAATTCAATCAAG CTTCAACATTTGGGGCTGTTTTGGACATGGTGACAGATAG GGTTAGCACTGCCTGCCTGCTGGTTATTCTTTCACAGGTTTATAG GCCTGGTTTAGTTTTCTTGTCGTTGCTTGCGCTTGATATTTCCAGCCATTGGTTGCAAATGTATAG TACCTTTTTAGTAGGAAAGACAAGTCACAAAGATGTTAAAGACAGCAGCAGCTGGCTATTCAGGCTTTATTATGGAAATAGGATGTTCATGGGCTACTGCTGCGTGTCATGTGAG GTTCTTTATATTACATTGTTCCTTCTTGCAAGGAAAGAGACTGAAAGTCTTATCGAT GTTCTTGTAAATACTGCAACGGCAAGTTGGATTTATCTAGTCTTACTTGCTCTTCTTCTGTTCGGATGGGCAATCAAGCAATTTGTTAATGTTATACAG ATGAAAACCGCGGCTGATGCTTGTGTGCTGTATGACATGAACAAAAAACAGTAG
- the LOC101255903 gene encoding uncharacterized protein has product MAIGMKQMSMIIATLGVLSFIFGVIAENKKPAAGTAISGKGVVICKYKSDPTVALGYLSFVFLAASSVAGFLSLFYPYQGKSVPQAALLRNTSFLVFLNIALGTTGLAATLLLWPTITEQLHITRNIHHNLQTDCPTAKTGLLGGGAFLSLDSALFWLVALMLADNAREDYFQETDIKGEPKASYADDEIIKTSA; this is encoded by the exons ATGGCGATTGGTATGAAGCAGATGTCTATGATAATAGCAACCCTTGGTGTTTTATCCTTTATATTTGGAGTTATAGCTGAAAACAAGAAG CCTGCAGCTGGGACTGCAATATCAGGAAAAGGCGTTGTTATTTGTAAATACAAGTCTGATCCTACTGTTGCCTTGGGCTAtttgtcttttgtttttcttgctGCATCTTCTGTGGCCGGTTTTCTGTCTTTGTTTTATCCGTATCAAGGAAAGTCAGTTCCACAGGCTGCTTTGCTGAGAAACACTAGTTTCCTCGTGTTCTTAAATATTGCATT GGGCACAACTGGTTTAGCAGCAACATTGTTGTTGTGGCCTACAATCACCGAGCAACTTCATATCACACGCAACATTCATCACAACTTGCAGACCGATTGCCCAACTGCCAAGACCGGTCTTCTAGGTGGAGGTGCCTTCTTGTCTCTTGATTCCGCGCTCTTCTGGTTGGTGGCTTTGATGTTGGCTGATAACGCTCGTGAGGATTATTTCCAAGAAACGGATATCAAGGGCGAGCCGAAAGCAAGTTATGCAGATGATGAAATTATCAAGACCAGTGCTTAA
- the LOC101256401 gene encoding autophagy-related protein 18a, with protein MATVSPLPPPVQHPNTSSSPMLQAFLEQLDEQHKKQLQTQEAAVVQKDNDPKQSHLNPCPTHGFINRSISTLYRVSFNQNGSCFAIGTDCGISVYSCDPYCEMFRRYFDNGGGIGIVEMLFRSNILVFVGNGDNPQYHRNKVIIWDDHQNRCIGELRFRSAVRGVRLRRDCIVVILEQKIFIYNFADLKLVHQIETMSNPKGLCEISQTAVSPVLVCPGLQNGQVRVDQFTSKRTKFIFAHDSRIASFALSHEGNVLATASTKGTLIRIFSTQDGTLLQEVRRGADRAEIHSVSFDPAAQWLAVSSDKGTVHVFRLKVNLGNQDKTRTTPNFRGTLAAASSPLSFIKGVLPKYFSSEWSVAQFRLPGDSEFIVTFGHEKNTLLILGLDGSFIRCKFDPSSGKEMTQMEIHNFLKSEKAS; from the exons ATGGCCACTGTTTCCCCTCTCCCCCCACCAGTTCAGCACCCAAATACTAGTTCGTCACCAATGCTTCAAGCTTTCTTAGAGCAACTAGATGAACAACACAAAAAACAGCTTCAGACACAAGAAGCTGCTGTTGTACAGAAAGATAATGATCCTAAGCAGAGTCACCTTAATCCATGCCCTACCCATGGCTTCATCAATAGATCAATTTCAACTCTATACCGTGTTTCCTTCAATCAAAATGGTAGTTGTTTTGCCATTGGCACTGATTGCGGCATTAGTGTCTATAGTTGTGATCCTTACTGTGAGATGTTTCGACGATACTTTGATAATGGAGGTGGTATTGGAATTGTTGAGATGCTCTTCAGAAGCAATATACTAGTCTTTGTAGGAAATGGAGATAATCCACAATATCATCGAAACAAGGTCATAATTTGGGATGACCATCAGAACCGCTGCATCGGAGAGCTCCGTTTCAGATCGGCTGTGCGCGGTGTGCGGCTTCGACGGGACTGCATTGTAGTTATACTTGAGCAgaagatatttatatataattttgctGATCTGAAGCTCGTCCACCAGATTGAGACAATGTCAAACCCAAAAGGACTCTGTGAAATTTCACAAACGGCTGTATCACCTGTGCTGGTGTGCCCTGGGTTGCAAAATGGTCAAGTTCGGGTTGATCAATTCACATCAAAAAGGACTAAGTTTATCTTTGCACATGATTCTAGGATTGCATCTTTTGCTCTTAGTCATGAGGGGAATGTGCTGGCAACAGCAAGTACCAAGGGTACTCTTATCCGGATTTTCAGCACGCAGGATGGTACATTGTTACAGGAG GTAAGGAGAGGTGCTGATAGAGCAGAAATTCACAGTGTTTCATTCGATCCAGCTGCTCAGTGGCTAGCAGTCTCTAGTGACAAAGGCACAGTTCATGTTTTTAGGCTCAAGGTCAATCTAGGGAATCAGGATAAGACAAGAACTACTCCTAATTTCCGTGGTACTTTGGCTGCAGCGAGTTCACCACTATCCTTCATCAAAG GAGTACTTCCAAAGTATTTTAGCTCAGAATGGTCTGTGGCTCAATTCAGATTACCCGGAGATTCCGAGTTCATTGTTACTTTTGGTCATGAAAAGAATACATTGTTAATTCTTGGCTTGGATGGAAG CTTTATTAGATGCAAGTTTGATCCTTCCTCTGGCAAAGAGATGACTCAGATGGAGATTCACAACTTTTTGAAGTCCGAAAAGGCCTCGTGA
- the LOC101256693 gene encoding NAC domain-containing protein 92-like yields MEEVKEETQLPPGFRFHPTDEELITYYLVNKINDANFTGRAIADVDLNKSEPWDLPGKAKMGGKEWYFFSLRDRKYPTGVRTNRATNSGYWKTTGKDKEIFNSKNNNNNNNLELIGMKKTLVFYKGRAPRGEKSNWVMHEYRIRSKSSYKTNKQDEWVVCRIFQKSVGLKKYPTSQYSRATYSLNNTQNNASIMSSQMMQLPNDHQGFQLAMGRNNNNNNNYMNNHGHEIQDVNNRVIFQSGSSNMINNFPTQPQMSYNITSYGGEMNNANTSYGGEMNNANTMNSGVMDHCVDLHNYWTTY; encoded by the exons atggaagaagtgAAAGAAGAAACTCAATTACCACCAGGATTTAGATTTCATCCAACAGATGAAGAGcttataacatattatttagTGAACAAAATAAATGATGCTAATTTTACTGGAAGAGCTATTGCTGATGTTGATCTAAACAAATCTGAGCCATGGGATCTTCCAG GAAAAGCAAAAATGGGAGGAAAAGAATGGTATTTTTTCAGTCTACGTGATAGAAAATATCCAACAGGAGTAAGAACAAATAGAGCAACAAATAGTGGATATTGGAAAACTACTggaaaagataaagaaatatttaatagcaaaaataataataataataataatttagaatTAATTGGGATGAAAAAAACATTAGTTTTCTACAAAGGAAGAGCACCAAGAGGTGAAAAATCAAATTGGGTCATGCATGAATATAGAATTCGATCCAAATCTTCTTATAAAACAAACAAG CAAGATGAATGGGTGGTTTGTAGAATTTTCCAAAAGAGTGTAGGATTGAAGAAGTACCCTACTAGCCAATATTCAAGGGCAACCTATTCTCTCAACAACACTCAAAATAATGCATCAATAATGTCATCACAAATGATGCAATTACCTAATGATCATCAAGGGTTCCAATTGGCAATGggaagaaataataataataataataattacatgaACAATCATGGTCATGAAATTCAAGATGTTAATAATAGGGTTATATTTCAAAGTGGTTCATCAAATATGATCAACAATTTCCCAACACAACCCCAAATGAGTTACAATATTACAAGTTATGGAGGTGAAATGAATAATGCAAATACAAGTTATGGAGGTGAAATGAATAATGCAAATACTATGAATAGTGGTGTCATGGACCATTGTGTTGATTTACACAACTATTGGACTACTTATTGA